A DNA window from Streptomyces asoensis contains the following coding sequences:
- a CDS encoding DUF2945 domain-containing protein: MSEKDDLSKGDEVSWKSHGQKVTGKVKKKITDRTEAAGRTVRASAEEPQYEVESGRTGRSAVHKPGALRKKGDRS; encoded by the coding sequence ATGTCCGAGAAGGACGACCTGAGCAAGGGCGACGAGGTCTCCTGGAAGAGCCACGGCCAGAAGGTGACCGGGAAGGTGAAGAAGAAGATCACCGACCGTACGGAAGCGGCCGGCCGCACCGTCCGGGCCTCGGCAGAGGAGCCGCAGTACGAGGTGGAGAGCGGCAGGACCGGCCGCTCCGCCGTGCACAAGCCCGGCGCGCTGCGCAAGAAGGGCGACCGGTCCTGA